From Pangasianodon hypophthalmus isolate fPanHyp1 chromosome 30, fPanHyp1.pri, whole genome shotgun sequence, a single genomic window includes:
- the sprtn gene encoding DNA-dependent metalloprotease SPRTN — MADEDFLLALQLQEQFDNEVSASVWSDDNSDSYPLSKKRKVEASEWSVGSYSRPVQPERPLSIVDESWEMLDPNPDVRAMFLQFNDMFFWGKLSGVEVKWSPRMTLCAGVCSYEGRGGLCSIRLSEPLLKLRPRKDLVETLLHEMIHALLFVTQNNRDREGHGPEFCKHMNRINQASGTKISIYHSFHDEVDVYRQHWWRCNGPCQNRRPYFGYVKRAMNRAPSDKDPWWEDHRRTCGGTFTKIKEPENYGKKGKSEEKKDKKDKNASKKPGDKSTAGSGCQDIRNIIPFSGRGFILGGSAQPSASVQKPPIQSPTHSPKPLQEPALTSPADLRSPHSVTTALAKRSVSNHKAFVNINGSPVRVTKANGSLVRPKQRTVQDLFQNKNLKSPEKTNPTELKQVSHTPVLDNALNLNSAKTSLVNKSSSSASASAGSPLSKYFSSTKSTGTGIPGQIKPENGIPGFTSGQKFRKSSAAGISGSGSTSQISSSSTSAIKSEYGAPSSNLKHFESQKSSETGASAASSIPSSNLRLAGSPEKSGSLFPTPTTRSPHKPGTSAGGRKRWREDWNSTHIFDYFQRVSNSPASPSSSSSSSSSFSRVHREEGPGAEVPSAGASGVGVTLLSSTALTVTCPVCQSKVLESQINQHLDSCLM; from the exons ATGGCGGATGAGGATTTCCTGCTGGCTCTGCAGCTACAGGAACAGTTTGATAACGAGGTCTCGGCTTCTGTATGGAGCGACGACAACAGTGACAGCTATCCTCTGAGCAAAAAGCGGAAAGTAGAGGCTTCTGAATGGAGTGTGGGGTCGTATTCCCGGCCTGTCCAGCCTGAAAGGCCGCTGTCTATAGTGGACGAGTCGTGGGAGATGCTGGACCCGAATCCGGATGTTAGAGCCATGTTCCTGCAGTTCAACGACATGTTCTTCTGGGGGAaactcagtggggttgaggtcaaatGGAGCCCTAGGATGACACT GTGCGCCGGTGTGTGCTCGTACGAAGGCAGAGGAGGTCTGTGTTCAATCCGTCTCAGCGAACCTCTTCTAAAACTCAGACCTCGTAAAGATCTTGTGGAG ACGCTCCTGCACGAGATGATCCACGCCCTGCTGTTCGTGACGCAGAACAACCGAGACCGGGAAGGACACGGGCCGGAGTTCTGCAAACACATGAACCGGATAAATCAAGCCAGCGGAACGAAAATCTCG atttatCACTCCTTCCACGACGAGGTGGACGTGTACCGGCAGCACTGGTGGCGCTGTAACGGCCCGTGTCAGAACCGCAGGCCCTACTTCGGCTACGTGAAGAGAGCGATGAACCGAGCGCCGTCAGATAAAGACCCGTGGTGGGAGGACCACCGGAGAACGTGCGGAGGAACGTTCACCAAGATCAAAGAGCCAGAGAATTATGGGAAGAAGGGGAAGAGCGAGGAGAAGAAGGACAAGAAGGACAAGAATGCCTCGAAGAAGCCTGGGGACAAAAGCACTGCAG GCTCAGGGTGTCAGGACATCAGGAACATCATCCCGTTCAGCGGGAGAGGTTTCATTCTTGGTGGGAGCGCACAGCCGTCAGCATCCGTACAGAAACCGCCCATCCAAAGTCCCACCCACTCGCCAAAACCTCTACAGGAACCAGCGCTTACGTCACCCGCTGACCTCAGATCACCCCACAGCGTCACCACCGCTCTCGCGAAAAGGTCTGTCAGCAACCACAAAGCCTTTGTCAACATCAACGGCTCTCCTGTGAGAGTCACCAAAGCCAACGGCAGCTTGGTGAGACCGAAACAGAGGACAGTGCAGGATCTGttccaaaacaaaaacctgAAATCTCCCGAGAAAACAAATCCGACAGAACTAAAGCAAGTTTCTCATACACCAGTATTAGATAATGCCTTAAATCTAAACTCTGCTAAAACTAGCCTGGTTAATAAGAGCTCCTCAAGTGCCTCTGCTTCTGCAGGGTCGCCCCTTTCCAAATACTTTAGTAGCACTAAGAGTACTGGAACCGGAATTCCAGGTCAGATCAAACCAGAAAACGGCATTCCAGGTTTCACATCAGGGCAAAAGTTCCGCAAAAGTTCTGCAGCTGGAATCTCAGGTTCAGGTTCTACATCTCAGATCAGTTCTAGCTCTACAAGTGCCATCAAATCAGAATACGGTGCTCCAAGCTCCAATTTAAAACACTTTGAAAGCCAGAAAAGTTCTGAAACTGGAGCATCAGCAGCGTCCAGCATTCCAAGCTCCAATCTGAGACTCGCGGGAAGTCCGGAGAAATCCGGGTCGCTTTTTCCGACACCCACCACCAGAAGCCCGCACAAACCAGGCACCTCTGCTGGAGGGAGGAAAAGATGGCGGGAGGACTGGAATTCTACACACATCTTTGATTACTTCCAGCGAGTCAGCAACTCGCCTGcatctccctcctcctcctcttcctcctcctcctcgttcTCCAGGGTGCATAGAGAGGAGGGACCCGGTGCGGAAGTGCCCTCTGCAGGGGCATCAGGAGTGGGTGTTACCCTCCTCAGCTCTACTGCCCTCACTGTGACCTGCCCCGTGTGCCAGAGCAAAGTGCTGGAGTCCCAAATTAACCAGCATCTAGACTCCTGTCTCATGTGA
- the fam89a gene encoding sprT-like domain-containing protein Spartan codes for MNGKSANGAASGAPACIEGLPPLPKSLSGLLNSSGGSWREIERMHAKKAMIQDDLRRGAAPVDRALATKPANLDAALALLRKEMVGLRQQDMSLLCQLWSLHESIQEYKGSCQEAGPGTDAMDNGFFDEDDEFYTDSGVTPTETPDESETSPARNGTSEDTWLHESFRIAI; via the exons ATGAACGGGAAGTCGGCGAACGGGGCTGCGAGCGGAGCGCCGGCCTGTATTGAGGGTCTGCCGCCGCTGCCGAAGAGCCTGAGCGGCCTGCTGAACTCGAGCGGCGGATCGTGGAGGGAGATCGAGAGGATGCACGCCAAGAAGGCCATGATCCAGGACGATCTGAGGAGAGGAGCGGCTCCGGTGGACCGGGCTCTCGCCACCAAACCGGCCAACCTGGACGCGGCGCTGGCTCTGCTCCGGAAAGAGATG GTGGGGTTGCGGCAGCAGGACATGTCCCTCCTGTGTCAGCTCTGGTCCCTGCACGAGTCCATCCAGGAGTACAAGGGCAGCTGTCAGGAGGCCGGCCCCGGGACCGACGCCATGGACAACGGCTTCTTCGACGAGGACGACGAGTTCTACACAGACTCCGGCGTCACGCCCACCGAAACGCCAGACGAGAGCGAGACATCACCGGCACGCAACGGGACATCCGAGGACACGTGGCTGCACGAGTCGTTCCGCATCGCGATATGA